A single region of the Gossypium arboreum isolate Shixiya-1 chromosome 12, ASM2569848v2, whole genome shotgun sequence genome encodes:
- the LOC108458641 gene encoding ethylene-responsive transcription factor ESR1-like, which produces MAGPESTTKTTTVITNTDNSTTTMAQPLTKPTRRFVGVRQRPSGRWVAEIKDSSQRVRLWLGTYDTPEEAARAYDEAARALRGENARTNFASVNNSSTQPIISGSNGRQHGLSAFSSLKAKLSKNLQSIMARNGENKSTKSRVSDHFTFASIFHFRNNQYHTNQDQNIHKVVQPSIVVPRIGNEPPPPPPPQPPLSWDSSSVSDCSNEWIGFRQLGLDSDGSDIGEVSFRDHHGFSDEMMGWIDSPDHHHNNISSRLISGDYDDDNHGSRSKRFKVSSSVVVPPTFSGSSYHN; this is translated from the coding sequence ATGGCAGGACCAGAATCAACAACCAAAACAACCACTGTCATCACCAACACCGACAACAGCACCACCACCATGGCTCAACCACTAACCAAACCAACTCGAAGGTTCGTTGGTGTAAGGCAAAGGCCATCGGGACGATGGGTGGCGGAGATAAAAGACTCATCTCAACGTGTTAGGTTATGGCTAGGCACTTACGACACTCCTGAAGAAGCTGCTCGAGCTTACGACGAAGCAGCTCGTGCTCTCCGTGGTGAAAATGCTCGAACCAACTTTGCATCGGTTAACAACTCGTCGACACAACCGATTATTTCCGGTTCTAACGGCCGACAACACGGACTAAGCGCGTTCTCGTCGTTGAAAGCTAAGTTGAGCAAGAACTTACAAAGCATCATGGCTAGGAATGGTGAGAACAAGTCGACGAAAAGTAGGGTGAGTGATCATTTTACTTTCGCTAGCATATTCCATTTTAGAAACAACCAGTACCACACTAACCAGGACCAGAATATACACAAAGTGGTACAACCGAGTATAGTTGTACCACGTATAGGAAACGAACCGCCGCCGCCGCCGCCACCACAACCACCGTTGTCTTGGGATAGTTCTAGTGTTTCGGATTGTAGTAATGAGTGGATCGGGTTTCGACAACTTGGGTTGGATTCGGATGGGTCGGATATTGGTGAAGTTAGCTTTCGTGATCATCATGGATTTAGTGATGAAATGATGGGGTGGATTGATAGTCCAGATCATCATCATAATAATATTAGTTCGAGATTAATTAGTGGTGATTATGATGATGATAATCATGGTTCGAGGAGCAAGAGGTTTAAAGTTTCTTCATCTGTTGTGGTTCCTCCAACTTTTAGTGGATCAAGTTATCATaattaa